The Candidatus Lernaella stagnicola genome has a window encoding:
- a CDS encoding TonB family protein, with amino-acid sequence MSDIFSDDVLDSIDGAIDQTMTVRTFGVGDAIAERFKVERVVGRGNFGFVYRVKDSTTGKTRALKTFYERITERPGVAKALLDLGNALAQITHPNLVRVFEVGQDGDLIFFVEEFVSAMTLKRLVSAVRKNAPEQGFPSEEMNNLLAQVTELLAEFPDLPHGNLTPQNIFMSKQGVKVSDIGVLAAVRSALQEADFGAMTGGEFWARETFDQGIVDAGADVFSLGRLLEYILTLEKPTGEKEHRPIKGGHPEALLALVEEATAHDPAERPPNAAAFMGTYEAAYHETRATEPFFEDESEARAEEDELAAAVESATEALAEQVVAEELVDEDAGELPEIETTAEPVEEVFAEDFFLESEPAEPIEQAELPLPEAEPEAPAQEAIEELPAEPEVRIPHLKREEKKGPAVAPLVAAAIVVIGLVVAFFMFQDKILPPATPQPQPTPLVDQDTFDLEGITIQPEPGGPTFDQMIGAMLTQAETYMKTNRITSPRDDSAYGIYTFVLDIDPENKVAKDGVQEVEDYYMKFGRAFLNKKDYDNAKYMFSRVTEIVNPGNKEARQAMARIAREGQGIQVATGPKPGVGPQPGPQATPQPAGKQPVGIVPPVKGIEPVPPQPLTKLTPATIRATIAKYMGRVKFCFAKNPEASGTVKVGFTINPDGSVTGTHVASSSMSNAAVEQCLVRRVSFMRFPASSGSSKKVTFPFTFKK; translated from the coding sequence TTGAGCGATATCTTCTCCGACGACGTCCTGGATTCGATTGACGGGGCAATAGATCAAACGATGACGGTTCGCACCTTTGGTGTGGGCGACGCCATCGCCGAGCGGTTCAAAGTCGAGCGCGTCGTAGGACGCGGCAACTTTGGCTTCGTGTACCGCGTCAAAGATTCCACGACCGGCAAAACCCGGGCACTCAAAACTTTTTACGAGCGCATTACCGAGCGGCCCGGCGTGGCCAAGGCACTGCTGGACCTAGGCAACGCCCTGGCTCAAATTACGCACCCGAATTTGGTGCGCGTGTTCGAGGTGGGGCAAGACGGCGATTTGATCTTCTTCGTGGAAGAATTCGTCAGCGCCATGACCCTCAAACGCCTCGTGAGCGCCGTCCGGAAAAACGCGCCCGAACAAGGTTTTCCCAGCGAGGAAATGAACAACCTGTTGGCGCAGGTTACCGAATTGCTCGCCGAATTTCCCGACCTTCCCCATGGCAATCTGACTCCGCAGAACATCTTCATGAGCAAGCAAGGTGTGAAGGTGTCGGATATCGGTGTGCTGGCCGCCGTGCGTTCCGCCCTCCAAGAGGCGGATTTCGGCGCCATGACCGGCGGCGAGTTCTGGGCGCGCGAAACCTTCGATCAAGGAATCGTCGACGCCGGCGCCGACGTCTTTAGTCTCGGGCGTTTGCTCGAATACATCCTCACCCTTGAAAAACCGACCGGCGAAAAAGAACACCGGCCGATCAAGGGCGGGCATCCCGAAGCCCTGCTCGCGCTCGTCGAAGAGGCCACGGCCCACGACCCGGCCGAGCGCCCGCCCAACGCCGCCGCCTTTATGGGCACCTACGAAGCGGCCTATCACGAGACGCGAGCGACAGAGCCCTTCTTCGAAGACGAATCCGAAGCGCGGGCCGAAGAAGACGAATTGGCCGCCGCCGTGGAAAGCGCCACCGAAGCCCTTGCCGAGCAAGTCGTCGCCGAAGAACTCGTCGATGAGGATGCCGGCGAATTGCCGGAGATCGAAACCACCGCCGAACCGGTGGAAGAAGTGTTTGCCGAAGACTTCTTCCTGGAAAGCGAGCCGGCCGAACCGATCGAGCAGGCCGAACTGCCGCTGCCGGAAGCCGAACCCGAAGCGCCCGCCCAAGAGGCGATCGAAGAACTGCCCGCCGAGCCCGAGGTTCGGATTCCCCATCTGAAACGTGAGGAGAAAAAGGGTCCGGCCGTCGCCCCGCTGGTGGCAGCGGCGATCGTGGTCATTGGGTTGGTCGTGGCGTTTTTCATGTTCCAGGATAAGATTCTGCCGCCCGCCACGCCCCAGCCGCAGCCCACGCCGCTGGTGGATCAGGATACCTTCGACCTGGAAGGTATTACGATTCAGCCCGAGCCGGGCGGCCCGACTTTCGATCAAATGATCGGCGCGATGTTGACCCAGGCCGAAACCTACATGAAGACCAACCGCATCACGAGCCCGCGGGACGACTCGGCCTACGGCATTTACACCTTCGTGTTGGATATCGATCCGGAAAACAAAGTGGCGAAAGACGGCGTGCAGGAAGTCGAAGACTACTACATGAAATTCGGCCGCGCCTTCTTGAACAAGAAGGACTACGACAACGCCAAATATATGTTCAGCCGCGTGACCGAGATCGTCAATCCGGGCAACAAAGAAGCTCGGCAGGCGATGGCGCGTATCGCCCGCGAGGGACAGGGCATCCAGGTCGCGACCGGGCCCAAGCCGGGAGTGGGACCGCAGCCGGGGCCGCAAGCGACTCCGCAGCCGGCCGGCAAGCAGCCCGTGGGTATCGTGCCGCCGGTCAAGGGAATCGAACCCGTACCGCCGCAACCGCTGACGAAATTGACCCCCGCGACCATCAGGGCGACGATTGCCAAATACATGGGCCGGGTCAAATTCTGCTTTGCGAAAAACCCGGAAGCCAGCGGCACGGTGAAGGTGGGCTTTACCATCAATCCCGACGGCAGCGTGACCGGCACCCATGTGGCCAGTTCGTCGATGAGCAATGCCGCGGTGGAGCAGTGCCTGGTGCGACGCGTCTCGTTCATGAGATTCCCGGCGTCCTCGGGGTCGTCTAAAAAGGTCACGTTCCCGTTTACTTTCAAGAAATAA
- a CDS encoding TetR/AcrR family transcriptional regulator — MQHFLAGITQAPGNKTQQRIITHATRIFMERGFRRITVEELCAGIAMSKRTFYKYFPNRDELVRAVFFHTVIPHVRRIVENFQSDLPVPEILQRHFDYVINGFFVSVTQLFLEDLQTLMPEFWAEIEQRRDVIVEFVGDLIRRGQAEGTVNPNLPAKRFARLIETIFRAVANPQAAAAMGMNLQDVASTLSVLVLEGVLRACHEEDE, encoded by the coding sequence ATGCAACACTTTTTGGCAGGCATTACCCAGGCACCGGGCAACAAGACCCAGCAACGGATCATCACCCATGCCACGCGGATTTTCATGGAACGCGGATTTCGGCGCATCACGGTCGAGGAACTGTGCGCCGGGATCGCGATGAGCAAACGCACCTTCTACAAATATTTCCCCAATCGCGACGAACTGGTGCGGGCGGTCTTTTTTCACACGGTCATTCCGCACGTGCGGCGCATAGTGGAGAATTTTCAGTCCGATTTGCCCGTCCCCGAGATTCTGCAACGGCATTTCGACTATGTTATCAACGGCTTTTTCGTCTCGGTCACCCAGCTGTTCCTTGAGGACTTGCAAACGCTGATGCCGGAATTTTGGGCTGAGATCGAGCAGCGGCGCGATGTTATCGTGGAATTCGTCGGCGATTTGATCCGGCGCGGCCAAGCCGAAGGGACGGTCAACCCGAACCTGCCCGCCAAGCGTTTCGCCCGATTGATCGAGACGATCTTCCGCGCCGTGGCCAACCCGCAAGCTGCGGCCGCGATGGGCATGAACCTGCAGGACGTGGCCTCGACGTTGAGCGTGTTGGTTTTAGAGGGCGTGCTGCGCGCATGCCACGAGGAGGACGAATGA
- a CDS encoding TolC family protein, translating into MNGKFPSPLQMILIVLILFIIMAPGAALGADAWTLDAAIDYALAHNPDLAEVRAQTAVAEESRREVFGNFLPKLTGTAGYQYIGNVPEIQMSFTPDIPIPNIPPIKIERDIRMGDEDNWSASVALEQLVFASGRVYYGHQAASLQVEATEQQAEVARLMVAQKTAEAFLGVLITTEVHKAQEESLARARAHLTDVQNRHNAGAASRFELLRAQVEVDNIEPAVTKAANAVALTKQGLRRALGLPEDAPVAVQGTLETTALLADEAAARQAAQRQRPEFDVVRTGTKAYERLAKSRLGEMLPAVMLTGSYGYQKPYFFDEEGDTNWTVGVGIQVPLFDGLKAWRGRGANLARAEQTRLSGERIAADIDTQIRSAVLALGEAGTRITTTRANVERAGKMVRMAQESYAYGALTSLDVIDAQLAATGAQLAHLEALYDYRVAKVRYAAAMGDRQAIRR; encoded by the coding sequence ATGAACGGCAAGTTCCCGTCACCACTTCAAATGATTCTCATCGTGTTGATTTTGTTCATTATTATGGCGCCGGGCGCCGCACTTGGCGCTGATGCGTGGACCTTAGACGCGGCGATCGATTACGCCCTGGCGCACAATCCCGACCTGGCTGAAGTGAGGGCGCAGACCGCCGTGGCTGAGGAAAGCCGGCGCGAGGTCTTCGGCAATTTTCTGCCTAAGCTTACCGGCACGGCGGGCTACCAGTACATCGGTAACGTGCCGGAAATCCAAATGTCTTTCACGCCGGACATCCCCATTCCGAACATCCCACCGATCAAAATCGAACGCGATATCAGAATGGGCGACGAGGACAACTGGAGCGCGTCGGTGGCGCTGGAGCAACTCGTGTTTGCCTCGGGCCGTGTGTACTACGGGCACCAGGCGGCGTCGTTGCAGGTGGAGGCGACCGAGCAGCAAGCCGAGGTCGCTCGACTGATGGTGGCGCAAAAAACCGCCGAGGCGTTTTTGGGTGTGCTGATCACCACCGAGGTTCACAAGGCGCAGGAGGAATCGCTGGCCCGGGCGCGGGCGCATTTGACGGACGTGCAAAACCGCCACAACGCGGGGGCGGCCTCGCGCTTTGAGCTTTTGCGGGCGCAGGTCGAGGTGGACAACATCGAACCCGCGGTTACCAAAGCCGCCAATGCCGTGGCCTTGACCAAGCAGGGTTTGCGGCGGGCGCTGGGCTTGCCGGAGGATGCGCCGGTGGCCGTTCAGGGCACATTGGAGACTACCGCGCTGCTCGCGGATGAAGCGGCGGCCCGGCAGGCGGCGCAGCGGCAGCGGCCCGAATTCGACGTGGTGCGGACCGGCACGAAAGCGTACGAGCGCCTGGCCAAAAGCCGTTTGGGCGAGATGCTCCCCGCGGTGATGCTCACCGGCTCGTACGGGTATCAAAAGCCGTATTTCTTCGACGAAGAGGGCGACACGAACTGGACTGTCGGCGTCGGCATTCAAGTGCCGCTTTTCGACGGCCTGAAAGCCTGGCGCGGCCGCGGGGCCAACCTGGCGCGGGCGGAGCAAACACGCCTGAGCGGTGAGCGTATCGCGGCGGATATCGATACGCAGATCCGGTCGGCGGTGTTGGCGCTGGGCGAAGCCGGAACGCGCATCACGACCACGCGCGCCAACGTCGAACGGGCCGGGAAAATGGTGCGGATGGCCCAGGAAAGCTACGCCTACGGGGCGTTGACCAGTTTGGATGTCATCGACGCGCAACTCGCCGCCACGGGAGCGCAGTTGGCTCATTTGGAGGCGTTGTACGATTACCGTGTCGCCAAGGTGCGCTACGCCGCGGCCATGGGCGACCGGCAAGCGATTCGGAGGTAA
- a CDS encoding efflux RND transporter periplasmic adaptor subunit → MKRVIPAVLIILVIGYFGYRAYQKAQAIKLDDRHYGTVEADEVLISAQVAGRILEFNVSEGQIVQAGDLLVRIDDTPYAAQKGQVEAGARAADSQKRVVAANLKGVNKELERTKKLLETGSATDMQYDMLTTQADSLRAQNQAINSQVKQAQAAADVVQTQIDMARIAAPISGTVLRTHARVGETAFPGSALLVLADMTSMEINVYVPEPMLGLIKLGEKVEVFHDSDPGKPMFGTVSHVSDTAEFTPKNVQTRDERVRLIYKIKVDIPNPAGVLKIGMPVDVRFLSE, encoded by the coding sequence ATGAAACGTGTCATCCCCGCCGTTCTGATTATTCTCGTCATCGGGTATTTCGGATACCGGGCGTATCAGAAGGCGCAAGCCATCAAGCTCGACGACCGCCACTACGGCACCGTGGAGGCCGACGAGGTGCTGATCAGCGCCCAGGTGGCCGGGCGGATTCTTGAGTTCAACGTCAGCGAGGGGCAGATCGTGCAGGCGGGCGACTTGCTCGTGCGGATCGACGATACGCCCTACGCCGCGCAGAAGGGGCAGGTCGAAGCCGGCGCTCGCGCGGCCGACAGCCAGAAGCGGGTCGTCGCCGCGAATCTCAAGGGCGTCAATAAAGAACTCGAGCGCACCAAGAAACTGCTGGAGACCGGTTCGGCCACCGACATGCAGTACGACATGCTGACGACCCAGGCCGACTCGCTGCGGGCGCAGAACCAGGCGATCAACTCGCAGGTCAAGCAAGCCCAAGCCGCCGCCGATGTCGTGCAGACGCAGATCGACATGGCGCGCATCGCGGCGCCGATCTCCGGCACGGTGTTGCGCACCCACGCCCGAGTCGGCGAGACGGCCTTTCCGGGGTCGGCCCTGCTGGTGCTGGCCGACATGACGTCGATGGAAATCAACGTCTACGTGCCCGAGCCGATGCTGGGGCTCATCAAGCTGGGTGAGAAGGTCGAAGTGTTTCACGATTCCGACCCCGGCAAGCCGATGTTCGGCACGGTCAGCCACGTTTCCGACACGGCCGAGTTCACGCCGAAGAACGTGCAGACCAGGGACGAGCGCGTGCGCTTGATTTACAAGATCAAGGTCGATATCCCCAACCCGGCGGGCGTGCTGAAAATCGGCATGCCGGTGGATGTCCGTTTCTTGAGCGAGTAA
- a CDS encoding DUF3108 domain-containing protein — translation MKRLIFGCLTVIVLCLAGPAWAVDFAGEKVTYEFGWRNISAATLDIRVKNTTVAGEPSYAVTLDIKGKPALDWIWRVRDRIDTLARAKDLRPFRYFFTQREGAFKLDTEITYDNAQNKLVSKRTRYKKSGTKQLRPKDAPGDHFDPVTSLMVVRRVEFKPGVVHTVKVFDGKRKHLAEYRCIGEKKLETKVGTFDTWIIKPKLIKSEGKDDDAKAEKVKDVTVWIQKDAPHHVLRVESEALWGYIYVELIAK, via the coding sequence ATGAAACGTTTGATTTTCGGGTGCCTGACGGTAATCGTTTTGTGCTTGGCCGGGCCGGCGTGGGCCGTGGATTTCGCGGGCGAAAAAGTCACCTACGAATTCGGCTGGCGCAACATCAGCGCCGCGACGCTGGATATCAGGGTCAAGAACACGACCGTGGCCGGTGAGCCGAGCTACGCCGTGACGCTCGATATCAAGGGCAAGCCGGCACTGGATTGGATTTGGCGGGTGCGCGATCGCATCGACACCCTCGCGCGCGCCAAGGACCTGCGGCCCTTCCGTTATTTCTTCACGCAGCGCGAAGGCGCGTTCAAGCTCGATACCGAAATCACTTACGACAACGCCCAAAACAAGCTGGTTAGCAAGCGAACCCGTTACAAGAAAAGCGGGACGAAGCAACTGCGGCCCAAAGACGCGCCGGGCGACCACTTCGACCCGGTGACATCCTTGATGGTCGTGCGCCGCGTCGAGTTCAAACCGGGCGTCGTGCATACGGTCAAGGTGTTCGACGGCAAGCGAAAACATCTCGCCGAGTACCGCTGCATCGGTGAAAAAAAACTCGAAACCAAGGTCGGGACTTTCGACACGTGGATCATCAAACCGAAGCTGATCAAATCCGAAGGCAAGGACGACGACGCCAAGGCCGAGAAGGTCAAGGACGTCACCGTCTGGATCCAAAAGGATGCGCCGCACCACGTGCTGCGCGTTGAATCGGAGGCGTTGTGGGGTTACATCTACGTCGAACTGATCGCCAAATAG
- a CDS encoding tetratricopeptide repeat protein: protein MNRITRNQAALCFVVLAVWLLAAGCGSTSVGARLVLPPTTIVGDPHGLRGDIYDAYELFDRGEEAFVQAQWPRAQVLYERLLREYPQSDIAPMARYNLALVNERQGNWGDALAVYEGFGMPPGKGVRLEEVRLRKGICLSRLKRWDEAQAVFESVLRQFGVPPLEYNEARVRLGIAAFHNEREVLAEHYLSQALAQYEINAERGVAYARAAFGQGYFVMGEIYFRRFEQVELAGDTAMLSRSLREKAEAFVIAREHYTRAIRTYEPGVVVSSLFRIGMGYELFYRTVLAAPDPAELTANERRAYRDKLAEKLKPLLDKALAAYRRNLDLAQQMNVSGSWVEQTQKRYRDLSDFAQQAP, encoded by the coding sequence ATGAACCGGATAACTCGCAACCAGGCCGCATTGTGCTTCGTCGTGCTCGCCGTGTGGCTGCTTGCCGCCGGCTGCGGCAGCACGTCGGTGGGCGCTCGCTTGGTGCTGCCGCCTACCACCATCGTCGGCGACCCCCACGGTTTGCGCGGCGACATCTACGACGCCTACGAACTCTTCGACCGGGGCGAGGAAGCCTTTGTGCAGGCCCAGTGGCCCCGCGCCCAGGTCCTTTACGAGCGATTGCTGCGCGAGTATCCGCAAAGCGACATTGCCCCCATGGCTCGCTACAACCTGGCGCTGGTGAACGAACGTCAGGGAAACTGGGGCGACGCGCTGGCGGTCTACGAAGGCTTCGGCATGCCGCCGGGAAAGGGCGTGCGCCTGGAAGAAGTGCGGCTGCGCAAAGGCATCTGCCTAAGCCGCTTGAAACGCTGGGACGAGGCGCAGGCCGTATTCGAAAGCGTGCTGCGGCAGTTCGGCGTGCCGCCGCTGGAATACAACGAGGCCCGCGTGCGTCTGGGGATCGCGGCGTTTCACAACGAGCGCGAAGTGCTCGCCGAGCATTACCTATCGCAAGCGCTGGCCCAATACGAGATCAACGCCGAGCGGGGCGTCGCCTATGCCCGCGCCGCGTTCGGCCAAGGCTATTTCGTGATGGGCGAGATTTATTTTCGCCGCTTCGAGCAAGTCGAACTGGCCGGCGACACGGCCATGCTGTCACGCTCATTGCGGGAAAAGGCCGAAGCCTTTGTCATCGCCCGCGAGCACTACACCCGCGCGATTCGAACTTACGAACCGGGAGTCGTGGTCTCTTCGCTGTTTCGCATCGGCATGGGTTACGAGTTGTTCTACCGCACGGTACTGGCCGCGCCGGACCCGGCCGAACTGACGGCGAACGAACGACGCGCTTACCGCGACAAACTGGCCGAGAAACTCAAGCCCTTGCTCGACAAAGCTCTGGCAGCCTACCGTCGCAACCTGGACCTGGCGCAGCAAATGAACGTGAGCGGCTCGTGGGTCGAGCAAACGCAAAAACGATATCGGGATCTAAGCGACTTCGCGCAGCAAGCGCCGTGA
- a CDS encoding sulfatase, with protein MLKKTVFGLLFIALALLALTGCSNRNGTVPTPVYLIVIDTLRTDALSTYGGKWPTPFLDEFAAQGVVFENCIAPSSWTVPSTASLLTGLYPFHHGTVKALQESGHVLSQQTLSSGWKTVAEYFKQMEYKTYGVSGNGHLAEQYGFTQGFDEFVTHDFKGMDSVTSSWSGMAAKIAGEYRFGSPFFAFLFYFDPHHPYVPREPYISKYYPNYLEPSQALLGKDMVQMWRDGYFKQHPKAVVVARAMYDSEVAALDAHLRDVFNQLPGFDDALVILTSDHGEEFFEHEQMIHGNNLMQTQIHVPLIVKLPKGAHGGLRVKDPVSLVDILPTMMEVVGGPTGNWDGRSLVAHWTGKKAAPRDLFSHLDVPWAKHSALVRWPFKFIQQANGKRWQYNLAVDPDEKKDIYSEKDANAVAAYRELAERGAYDVKYPPRVMSNDIPEDLREKLKNLGYL; from the coding sequence GTGTTGAAAAAAACAGTGTTTGGCCTGTTGTTTATCGCCTTGGCGCTTTTGGCGCTTACCGGTTGCAGCAATCGGAATGGAACCGTTCCCACGCCGGTGTATTTGATTGTCATCGATACCTTGCGCACTGACGCGCTGAGCACCTATGGCGGCAAGTGGCCCACACCGTTCCTGGATGAGTTCGCGGCGCAAGGTGTCGTCTTCGAAAACTGCATCGCCCCGTCGAGCTGGACGGTTCCCAGCACGGCCAGTTTGCTGACCGGTTTGTATCCCTTCCACCACGGCACGGTAAAGGCGCTGCAGGAAAGCGGTCACGTGCTCTCGCAGCAAACGTTGTCGAGCGGCTGGAAAACCGTCGCCGAGTATTTCAAGCAAATGGAGTACAAAACCTACGGCGTGAGCGGCAACGGACACCTCGCCGAACAATACGGCTTTACGCAGGGGTTCGACGAGTTCGTCACTCACGACTTCAAGGGCATGGACTCGGTGACGTCGAGTTGGTCGGGCATGGCGGCGAAAATCGCCGGTGAATACCGTTTCGGTTCGCCCTTCTTCGCCTTTCTCTTCTATTTCGACCCGCACCACCCCTATGTGCCGCGCGAACCCTACATTTCGAAGTACTACCCCAACTATCTCGAGCCCAGCCAAGCGTTACTGGGCAAAGACATGGTGCAAATGTGGCGCGACGGCTATTTCAAGCAGCATCCGAAAGCCGTCGTCGTAGCCAGAGCCATGTATGACTCGGAAGTCGCGGCGCTCGACGCGCATTTGCGGGACGTGTTCAACCAGTTGCCCGGCTTCGACGATGCGCTGGTGATTCTCACTTCGGATCACGGCGAGGAATTCTTCGAGCACGAACAAATGATCCACGGCAACAACCTGATGCAAACCCAGATTCACGTACCGTTGATCGTCAAGCTCCCCAAAGGCGCACACGGCGGATTGCGGGTCAAAGACCCGGTCTCGCTCGTGGATATTCTGCCGACGATGATGGAAGTCGTGGGCGGCCCCACCGGCAATTGGGACGGTCGCAGCTTGGTCGCGCATTGGACCGGCAAGAAAGCCGCGCCGCGGGACCTGTTCTCTCACCTCGACGTGCCGTGGGCCAAACACTCGGCGCTCGTGCGTTGGCCGTTCAAGTTTATCCAGCAAGCTAACGGCAAGCGTTGGCAATACAATCTTGCGGTCGACCCCGACGAGAAAAAAGACATCTACTCAGAGAAAGACGCCAATGCGGTCGCCGCCTATCGTGAGCTGGCGGAACGCGGCGCGTATGACGTGAAGTATCCGCCCCGTGTGATGTCCAACGATATCCCGGAGGACCTGCGGGAGAAGCTCAAGAACCTCGGTTACCTCTGA
- a CDS encoding RDD family protein, whose product MRCPNCGFVSFDDLDDCKKCGYDLVAHRAGGRKKTGSWFSRLRSRKVEAAAAKVEAVATATAEKKQAPARSISPPLHAKKSGSDSAAANPVDLQAHDHQLEQMRDELRHTYQQAPVAERRAIRAKLDELDRERTGVRRRIEVMEREHKTREKRIRGQLEVERRAVEEERRKSEELRGEMEAKLRESESARQEAQRKLEEATQAQSSIQSELDTALKQQDEIEQDLTAARQAQTSMQEELNHARRRQAEVNGQSEQLAKQAAEVKRLEAERRLLFEAAQRLQEERERLELQRLAAEKDRILRSRRKAAETIAAPTPEPVAIQEPVATPELVATPELVATPEPVATPELPAAVPPPNRAAEIVERLSKPAARAEDLLELYGRPRERRVPSGKAKETPPLSQDREFESVEIEEGEVIVEYEDHEQDAYVPKGGFLFRGMAALIDIMLLTMVVGLFLGIGLFVTGVSGKGMLGAIGTLGLPFYIVFLMLSAAYFTYMHGVYGQTLGKRLLGLRVMTTHGGDLGFLTAFFRFVTTCFSAGLLGMGVFWIALDGNKQGWHDKLSRTVVVRL is encoded by the coding sequence GTGCGTTGTCCAAACTGCGGATTTGTCTCATTTGACGACTTGGACGATTGCAAGAAGTGCGGCTACGACCTGGTGGCGCACCGCGCGGGCGGAAGAAAAAAAACGGGTTCATGGTTTTCCCGACTGCGGTCGCGAAAAGTGGAAGCCGCCGCCGCCAAAGTAGAAGCTGTCGCAACCGCCACCGCCGAAAAGAAACAAGCTCCGGCCCGCAGCATTTCCCCGCCGCTACACGCCAAGAAAAGCGGCAGCGATTCCGCCGCTGCCAACCCCGTCGATTTGCAGGCCCACGACCATCAACTGGAACAAATGCGCGACGAACTCCGGCACACCTACCAGCAGGCGCCGGTTGCCGAACGCCGCGCCATTCGCGCCAAACTCGACGAACTTGACCGGGAACGCACGGGCGTTCGACGCCGCATCGAGGTAATGGAGCGCGAGCATAAAACGCGGGAAAAGCGTATCCGCGGGCAGCTTGAAGTCGAGCGTCGCGCCGTGGAAGAGGAAAGGCGCAAGTCCGAGGAACTGCGCGGGGAAATGGAAGCCAAGTTGCGCGAGTCCGAAAGCGCGCGGCAGGAGGCCCAGCGCAAACTGGAGGAGGCGACCCAAGCGCAATCGAGCATCCAGAGCGAACTGGATACCGCCCTCAAGCAACAAGATGAAATCGAGCAGGATCTCACCGCCGCCCGGCAAGCTCAAACCAGCATGCAAGAGGAGCTGAATCACGCCCGGCGGCGACAAGCCGAAGTCAACGGACAAAGCGAGCAGCTCGCCAAGCAAGCGGCGGAAGTCAAAAGACTCGAAGCCGAGCGACGCTTGCTCTTTGAAGCCGCCCAACGCTTGCAGGAAGAACGCGAACGGTTGGAATTGCAGCGCCTGGCGGCTGAGAAAGATCGCATCTTGCGCTCGCGACGGAAAGCGGCCGAAACCATCGCGGCGCCAACGCCGGAACCGGTCGCAATACAGGAGCCGGTCGCAACGCCGGAACTGGTCGCAACGCCGGAACTGGTCGCAACGCCGGAACCGGTCGCCACGCCGGAACTTCCGGCCGCCGTGCCGCCGCCCAACCGCGCTGCGGAAATCGTCGAGCGATTGTCCAAGCCCGCCGCGCGCGCCGAGGATCTGCTGGAATTGTATGGTCGCCCTCGCGAGCGACGCGTCCCGTCCGGGAAGGCGAAAGAAACGCCGCCACTTTCTCAGGACCGGGAATTCGAGTCCGTCGAAATAGAAGAAGGCGAAGTGATCGTCGAATACGAGGATCACGAACAGGACGCCTACGTTCCCAAGGGCGGCTTCTTGTTTCGCGGGATGGCGGCGCTGATCGACATCATGTTGTTGACGATGGTCGTGGGGCTGTTCCTGGGAATCGGCTTGTTTGTCACCGGCGTTTCGGGCAAAGGGATGCTCGGTGCCATCGGCACCCTGGGTCTCCCTTTCTATATTGTATTCCTAATGTTGTCGGCCGCTTACTTCACGTACATGCACGGCGTGTACGGCCAAACATTGGGTAAACGCTTGCTGGGCTTGCGTGTGATGACGACTCACGGCGGCGACTTGGGCTTCTTGACGGCGTTTTTTCGGTTTGTAACTACTTGTTTTTCAGCGGGATTGTTAGGCATGGGTGTATTTTGGATCGCCCTGGACGGCAACAAGCAGGGGTGGCACGACAAGCTGTCGCGCACCGTTGTCGTACGCTTGTAA
- a CDS encoding ABC transporter ATP-binding protein, producing MSLLTVTGLKKNFADVAAVAGIDFAVAPGEIFGLIGPDGAGKTTTLRMIVGLMDPDAGAVTVGDIDVAHDPESVREMLGYMPQQYSLYPDLTVAENLRFFADMYFVPAGERETRMKRLFEFSRLEPYAKRPAGKLSGGMYKKLALSCNMIHTPRLLLLDEPTNGVDPLSRRELWQILYAFAAEGVAIVVSTPYMDEAERCHRVALMHAGRMLSVDEPAAILSGYADALFAVDVEDQPKARQALAARAEVRRVYPTGDILKVAVPPGTGGEQVRDWLRASGVEPTYLQPVQPNFEDVFLAAVEERT from the coding sequence ATGAGTTTGTTGACGGTCACCGGCCTGAAGAAAAACTTCGCCGACGTTGCGGCGGTAGCCGGCATCGACTTCGCCGTCGCGCCAGGGGAAATTTTCGGCTTGATCGGGCCGGACGGCGCGGGCAAGACGACGACGCTGCGCATGATCGTCGGTTTGATGGATCCCGACGCGGGCGCGGTGACCGTGGGCGACATCGACGTGGCGCACGACCCGGAATCGGTGCGCGAAATGCTGGGCTACATGCCGCAGCAATACAGCCTCTACCCCGACCTGACGGTGGCCGAGAATCTGCGCTTTTTCGCCGACATGTATTTTGTGCCCGCGGGCGAACGCGAGACGCGCATGAAGCGGCTGTTCGAGTTCTCGCGCCTGGAACCCTACGCGAAGCGGCCGGCGGGCAAGCTGTCGGGCGGCATGTACAAAAAGCTCGCCCTCTCGTGCAACATGATCCACACGCCGCGCCTGCTGCTGCTGGACGAACCCACCAACGGCGTCGACCCCCTCTCCCGCCGCGAGTTGTGGCAGATCCTCTACGCCTTCGCCGCCGAGGGCGTGGCGATCGTCGTTTCCACTCCGTACATGGACGAAGCCGAACGCTGCCACCGGGTGGCGTTGATGCACGCGGGCCGCATGCTCTCGGTGGACGAACCGGCCGCGATTTTGTCCGGATACGCCGACGCTTTGTTCGCCGTTGACGTCGAGGACCAACCCAAGGCGCGGCAGGCGCTGGCGGCGCGGGCCGAGGTGCGGCGCGTGTATCCGACCGGCGACATTCTCAAGGTCGCCGTGCCGCCCGGCACGGGGGGCGAGCAGGTGCGTGATTGGCTGCGGGCGTCGGGCGTGGAGCCGACGTATCTGCAGCCGGTGCAGCCGAATTTTGAAGACGTGTTTCTAGCCGCCGTGGAGGAACGGACATGA